A part of Leptotrichia hongkongensis genomic DNA contains:
- a CDS encoding DKNYY domain-containing protein, translating into MKRKNLLKILILFILAGSIANAEYLKENGEIYYKMPYYEIKSKVKDVDIESFEPLKEDRELIGDYYAKDNKYVYFYGKKLKDVLPEGFETVKENYVKDSKNVYKIEAEITDSIPISSDNKINTKKISLDGLDVKTFRALENGKDVTSIDYFVDKNNIYYAYENLEKIQGADKNSFEVLGNYIAKDKNNVYYKGRKMENVDSASIKTFGNFIGKDKNRVFYITGNEDIKDADAKSFEIMGDTYYFRDKNNIFVIKYSNDFPDGQGFIKLPNIDRNSFITLSEEFGKDKNGIYYIGEKINGINPNNVRVIEEMGQDNYILQSENNYYLTFNSNSDLYDRKNDKIEAKKINNLNIDFSTFKYFGILNYYKDKNSFYYRSDNDLKKIKSEIDVKSADKVLELNDFVKDKNNLYYFSNGKINKINLNIDVNSLVFLDNNNSSYSSYIKDRNNVYFVDNENGKVKIVKNADKNTFQIVNGNYGVDRKNVYYDGEKLDSVGIEGLKIFDDNYLKDNKNVYEIYTTDDGKTKIRAIKNLNIDVASFEDIFKEAFYKDKNSVYYVDMTEDKQELKKLEGADADTFELGIFSKDKNSVYVDKQRLEGVSPKGFEVLNSDLNFIKDYKNVFYLDRAEDGITFIPRVQNIEGVDIATLEFAGGHYSKYYKDKNNVYFVDNRDGKIKFKKLSYVNPKTFEMVDDTFARDDKNLYIFEYKLNGIDPKTFKKLSYEIVKDKNGLYFLEDIEKENENIEIKVRKLNIKGLDLKTFEHIDGNYYKDKNYVYYESDNNLYKIENTDLKTFEILDSSYTGYGNFSKDKDYIYLNNKKLEEIDAKTFEKMRANLIRDKNGIYKIEEDEGKYKFKIVPINIKIDFKNLKNLDLGYFKDSKNVYYFDVDKFEKIEGAEASSFEKVEYAGFYKDKNYVYFNGKKIVGMDFKDIENRDEEWSIIELEGTWIKYKDNVYYKGKKLKGISSDNFSYFDGGLWYEIILSDKNGVYKFTETEDNKKTIEVTRLDSKGIDLETLERIYSPMDSSYYFKDKNGVYFMDGNKFVKINGADKDSFRVTMTGKYGKDKNNVYFEGKKMEGKNPKEFEEEMEIK; encoded by the coding sequence ATGAAAAGAAAAAATTTATTAAAAATATTAATTTTATTTATCCTAGCAGGAAGCATTGCAAATGCGGAATATTTAAAGGAAAATGGTGAAATTTATTATAAAATGCCATATTATGAGATTAAATCCAAAGTAAAAGATGTAGATATTGAAAGTTTTGAACCTTTAAAGGAAGATAGAGAGCTTATTGGCGATTATTATGCAAAAGATAATAAATATGTTTATTTTTATGGTAAAAAACTTAAAGATGTTTTGCCTGAAGGATTTGAAACAGTAAAAGAAAATTATGTAAAAGATAGTAAAAATGTATATAAAATTGAAGCTGAGATTACAGATAGTATACCAATATCTTCGGATAATAAAATAAATACAAAAAAAATATCTTTAGATGGACTTGATGTTAAAACTTTTAGAGCTTTAGAAAATGGCAAAGATGTTACGAGCATAGATTATTTTGTTGATAAAAATAATATTTACTATGCCTATGAGAATTTGGAAAAAATACAAGGAGCAGATAAAAATTCTTTTGAGGTTTTGGGTAATTATATCGCAAAAGATAAAAATAATGTTTATTACAAAGGAAGAAAAATGGAAAATGTGGATTCTGCGAGTATTAAAACGTTCGGAAATTTTATAGGGAAAGATAAAAATAGAGTTTTTTACATTACAGGAAATGAGGATATTAAAGATGCTGATGCAAAAAGTTTTGAGATAATGGGAGATACTTATTATTTTAGAGATAAAAATAATATTTTTGTTATTAAATACAGTAATGATTTTCCTGATGGACAAGGTTTTATAAAATTACCAAATATTGATAGGAACAGCTTTATTACTTTGAGCGAGGAATTTGGAAAAGATAAAAATGGAATTTATTATATTGGTGAAAAAATAAACGGAATTAATCCGAATAATGTTAGAGTTATTGAAGAAATGGGACAGGATAATTATATTCTTCAAAGCGAAAATAATTACTATTTGACATTTAATAGCAATAGCGATTTGTATGACAGGAAAAACGATAAAATTGAAGCAAAAAAAATAAATAATTTGAACATTGATTTTAGTACATTTAAGTATTTTGGAATTTTGAACTACTATAAAGATAAAAACAGTTTTTATTATCGTTCAGATAATGATTTAAAAAAAATCAAAAGTGAAATTGATGTTAAAAGTGCTGATAAAGTGCTTGAGTTGAATGATTTTGTAAAAGATAAAAATAATCTGTATTATTTTTCTAATGGAAAAATTAATAAAATAAATTTGAATATTGATGTAAATAGTTTAGTATTTTTGGATAATAACAATTCTTCTTATAGTAGTTATATAAAAGACAGAAATAACGTATATTTTGTAGATAATGAAAATGGGAAAGTAAAAATAGTAAAAAATGCTGATAAAAATACATTTCAAATTGTAAACGGAAATTATGGGGTAGATAGGAAAAATGTTTATTATGATGGAGAAAAGCTAGATTCTGTTGGTATTGAAGGGCTTAAAATTTTTGATGATAACTACTTGAAGGATAATAAAAATGTTTATGAGATTTATACGACAGATGATGGAAAAACTAAAATAAGAGCAATAAAAAATTTGAACATTGATGTGGCAAGTTTTGAGGATATTTTTAAAGAAGCATTTTATAAAGATAAAAATTCGGTTTATTATGTCGATATGACTGAAGATAAACAGGAATTAAAAAAACTGGAAGGAGCAGATGCTGATACATTTGAACTGGGAATTTTTTCAAAAGATAAAAATAGCGTATATGTTGACAAACAGAGGTTGGAAGGTGTTAGTCCAAAAGGATTTGAAGTATTGAACAGTGATTTGAATTTTATAAAAGATTATAAGAATGTTTTTTATTTGGATAGAGCAGAGGATGGCATAACTTTCATACCAAGAGTGCAAAATATAGAAGGAGTAGATATTGCAACTTTGGAATTTGCTGGAGGACATTATAGCAAATATTATAAAGACAAAAACAATGTTTATTTTGTGGATAACAGAGATGGTAAAATAAAATTCAAAAAATTATCCTATGTAAATCCGAAAACATTTGAAATGGTGGATGATACTTTTGCGAGAGATGATAAAAACCTTTATATATTTGAATATAAATTAAACGGAATTGATCCAAAGACATTTAAAAAATTAAGTTATGAAATAGTAAAAGATAAAAATGGACTATATTTCTTAGAAGATATTGAAAAAGAAAATGAAAATATAGAAATAAAAGTTCGAAAACTAAATATAAAAGGATTAGATTTAAAAACTTTTGAACATATTGATGGCAACTATTATAAAGATAAAAATTATGTTTATTATGAATCAGATAATAATCTTTATAAAATAGAAAATACTGATTTAAAAACTTTTGAAATTTTAGATTCAAGTTATACTGGTTATGGTAATTTCTCAAAAGATAAAGATTATATTTATCTAAATAATAAGAAATTAGAAGAAATAGATGCAAAAACTTTTGAAAAAATGCGGGCTAATCTTATAAGGGATAAAAATGGTATTTATAAAATTGAAGAAGACGAGGGAAAATACAAATTTAAAATAGTTCCAATCAATATAAAAATTGATTTCAAAAATCTAAAAAACTTAGATTTGGGATATTTTAAAGATAGCAAAAATGTTTATTATTTTGACGTGGATAAATTTGAAAAAATAGAAGGGGCAGAGGCTAGTTCATTTGAAAAAGTAGAATATGCTGGTTTTTACAAAGATAAAAATTATGTCTATTTTAACGGTAAAAAGATAGTTGGAATGGATTTTAAAGATATTGAAAATAGAGATGAGGAATGGTCAATTATAGAACTGGAGGGAACGTGGATAAAATACAAAGATAACGTTTACTATAAAGGAAAAAAATTAAAAGGAATCAGCTCTGATAATTTTAGTTATTTTGATGGCGGATTATGGTATGAAATAATACTATCTGATAAAAATGGTGTTTATAAATTTACTGAAACTGAAGATAACAAAAAAACAATAGAAGTAACTCGATTGGATAGTAAAGGCATTGATTTAGAAACTCTTGAAAGAATTTATTCGCCAATGGACAGTTCCTATTATTTCAAAGATAAGAATGGCGTTTATTTTATGGATGGAAATAAATTTGTAAAAATAAATGGAGCAGATAAAGACAGTTTTAGGGTAACAATGACTGGAAAATACGGAAAAGATAAGAATAACGTTTATTTCGAAGGGAAGAAAATGGAAGGGAAAAATCCAAAGGAATTTGAAGAGGAAATGGAGATTAAATAA
- a CDS encoding DKNYY domain-containing protein, giving the protein MKIKKLLKIFGLLILAGNIVNAEYIKRNGEIYYREWMEQKPKLLKNIDKKSFEILENDFAKDKNNIYYQGEKIEKIDSKSAKIFGSHFVKDEKIVFDAYEKKELKDVDTKTLKSVGDYYFKDKKNAYFDMKKIDEKVDLETFIYLEDFYAKDKNNLYFREQKVKGVSPNNFKFLTSLSSVPDNIIKSGNDFYLVYENDSNEKIYAKKMDFPIDRDTFESFSMRVYKDKNNFYYYDETDDIKKGKTLIKFKNEADIKTLKFLKEKNGEKSNEYIKDEKNVYYVDEENAEIKKIENADYKTFQVIEYLYAKDKNNVYYQGKKLNNINPNYFKIVDNEIKYNNEFYKIDENMNLIKIERE; this is encoded by the coding sequence ATGAAAATAAAAAAATTGTTGAAAATATTTGGGTTGTTAATTTTGGCAGGAAATATTGTAAATGCAGAATATATAAAAAGAAATGGAGAAATTTATTATCGGGAATGGATGGAACAAAAGCCGAAATTATTAAAAAATATAGATAAAAAATCATTTGAAATATTGGAAAATGATTTTGCAAAAGATAAGAATAATATTTATTATCAAGGGGAAAAGATTGAAAAAATAGATTCTAAAAGTGCTAAAATATTTGGAAGCCATTTTGTGAAGGATGAGAAAATTGTTTTTGATGCTTATGAAAAAAAGGAATTGAAAGATGTGGATACAAAGACACTTAAATCAGTTGGAGATTATTATTTTAAAGATAAGAAAAATGCTTATTTTGATATGAAAAAAATTGATGAAAAAGTTGATTTGGAGACGTTTATTTATTTGGAGGATTTTTATGCGAAAGACAAGAATAATCTATATTTTCGTGAGCAAAAAGTGAAAGGTGTAAGTCCAAATAATTTTAAGTTTTTGACTTCGTTAAGCAGTGTTCCTGACAATATTATTAAAAGCGGGAATGATTTTTATCTTGTTTATGAAAATGATTCGAATGAAAAAATATATGCGAAAAAAATGGATTTTCCAATTGACAGGGATACTTTTGAAAGTTTTTCCATGAGAGTTTATAAAGATAAAAACAATTTTTATTATTACGATGAAACTGATGATATAAAAAAGGGAAAAACGCTTATTAAATTTAAAAATGAGGCTGATATAAAAACACTTAAATTTTTGAAGGAAAAAAATGGCGAAAAAAGTAATGAATATATAAAAGATGAAAAGAATGTCTATTATGTGGATGAAGAAAATGCAGAGATAAAAAAGATAGAAAATGCTGATTACAAAACCTTTCAAGTTATTGAATACTTATATGCAAAGGATAAAAACAATGTTTATTATCAAGGGAAAAAGTTAAATAATATTAATCCAAATTACTTTAAAATTGTAGATAATGAGATAAAATATAATAATGAATTTTATAAAATTGATGAAAATATGAATCTTATAAAAATAGAAAGAGAATAA
- a CDS encoding Hsp70 family protein, producing the protein MGRMIGIDLGTTNSLATYIDDNGEIQFVKNEYGNILIPSVVGIDENDGIIVGELAKERRMMNAGETASNFKRRMGTEAKIKVKNKTFDAQMLSSFVLKHLKENAEKQLNEKIDRAIISVPAYFNDKQRKDTKIAAELAGLTVERLINEPTAAALSLGSHILDQNLKFIVLDLGGGTFDVTLLETFEDIMEVISISGDTMLGGEDFTTKICEIFLKNIGLSISDLSRDERTKLYTKADRVKKLISLKDVEIELEIKGKDYKAEITQADFRAAVKPLLVKIKVAIDKALQDGNTDAREIEKVVLVGGAVKLGIVEEFVEKYFNKMRGEKTYFDNTDFIEGNKLVSIAQNPDTVVAYGVGVTVGMKERNKAFKERILTDVCPFTLGIEVIGQRFAPIIPRNTTVPTSKSEYFSTVEDNQTIIRIAIYQGESLNINDNLFLGEFEINVPRNNAGNENVNVRFTYDINGILEAEATAMSTGEKRNKLIINGDLSEEEKNERIKTLEEIKIQSENQNKDKLLIERANRIYAEIVNTEIRNYISEYLENYQMIVRTGDRIRIQKVKKEFSAFLDKIDPELNDLSVDDILRDIDEKEEDEAVEAEDELEFWN; encoded by the coding sequence ATGGGAAGAATGATTGGAATTGATTTGGGGACAACAAATAGTTTGGCTACGTATATTGATGATAATGGGGAAATACAGTTTGTAAAAAATGAATATGGGAATATTTTGATTCCGTCTGTTGTGGGAATTGATGAAAATGATGGAATAATCGTGGGAGAACTGGCGAAGGAAAGAAGAATGATGAACGCTGGGGAAACCGCAAGTAATTTTAAAAGAAGGATGGGAACGGAAGCAAAAATTAAAGTAAAGAATAAAACTTTTGATGCACAGATGCTTTCTTCGTTTGTACTGAAACATTTAAAGGAAAATGCTGAAAAACAGCTCAATGAAAAGATAGACAGAGCAATAATAAGCGTACCTGCATATTTTAATGATAAACAGAGAAAAGATACCAAAATAGCAGCGGAACTGGCAGGACTTACAGTGGAAAGGCTTATAAATGAGCCAACAGCTGCGGCATTGTCACTTGGAAGCCATATTTTAGATCAGAATTTGAAGTTTATCGTGCTTGATTTGGGTGGAGGGACATTTGATGTTACCTTGCTTGAAACATTTGAGGATATTATGGAAGTAATTTCTATAAGTGGGGATACGATGCTTGGTGGAGAGGATTTTACTACCAAAATATGTGAAATTTTCTTGAAAAATATAGGATTATCAATATCTGACTTGAGCCGTGATGAAAGAACAAAATTGTACACAAAGGCAGACAGGGTAAAAAAACTGATAAGTCTGAAAGATGTGGAAATTGAACTGGAAATTAAAGGAAAAGATTATAAAGCAGAAATTACGCAGGCAGATTTCAGAGCGGCTGTAAAACCATTGCTTGTAAAAATAAAAGTTGCAATTGACAAGGCTTTGCAGGATGGAAATACAGATGCAAGAGAAATTGAGAAAGTTGTGCTAGTCGGCGGGGCTGTAAAATTGGGAATTGTGGAAGAATTTGTGGAAAAGTATTTTAATAAAATGCGTGGAGAAAAAACTTATTTTGACAATACTGATTTTATTGAAGGCAACAAACTTGTGTCAATAGCTCAAAACCCTGATACTGTCGTAGCTTACGGCGTTGGTGTAACTGTGGGAATGAAGGAAAGAAACAAGGCATTTAAGGAAAGAATTTTGACAGATGTGTGTCCATTTACACTCGGAATTGAAGTAATTGGACAGAGATTTGCACCGATTATTCCAAGGAATACAACGGTTCCTACAAGCAAGTCTGAATATTTTTCAACAGTAGAAGACAATCAGACAATAATAAGAATCGCAATTTATCAAGGGGAAAGCTTGAATATAAATGATAATCTATTTTTGGGAGAATTTGAAATAAATGTTCCAAGAAATAATGCAGGAAATGAAAACGTAAATGTAAGATTTACTTACGATATAAATGGAATCTTAGAGGCAGAAGCAACTGCAATGAGTACGGGAGAAAAGAGAAATAAATTAATTATAAACGGAGATTTATCCGAAGAAGAAAAAAACGAAAGAATTAAAACTTTGGAAGAAATAAAAATTCAGTCAGAAAATCAAAACAAAGATAAATTGCTGATTGAAAGGGCAAACCGAATTTATGCAGAAATAGTAAATACAGAAATTAGAAACTACATTTCAGAATATTTGGAAAATTATCAGATGATTGTAAGAACAGGCGATAGAATACGTATTCAAAAAGTAAAAAAAGAATTTTCAGCTTTTCTTGATAAAATAGATCCAGAACTGAACGACTTGAGTGTTGATGATATTTTGAGAGATATTGACGAAAAGGAAGAAGATGAGGCTGTGGAAGCGGAAGATGAACTGGAGTTTTGGAATTAG
- a CDS encoding RNA polymerase subunit sigma, with product MNGEIAQICNIVLATKSALKKRSRIKYKPVYYEKKSTFIFFNNKKYKAKNVEEWFDYCIDRGLQNIKFLIPLPIKDSDSLNFTNISQASIVCFFDNKLVTYFTPKWEDYNNEWYITYTEHEWKLPLKSKPKFYDNTENFKDVLNRIAILADKIDFQNFGNIFRKAIDILNGEKVENIQKTFYGLYFSELPKINKYLFYASDISDVFGGMGSWNDSPPYYAYKKGLEIEYDNLSKELLTQIRLALLYSVNEW from the coding sequence ATGAATGGTGAAATAGCACAAATATGTAATATTGTGCTGGCTACTAAAAGTGCTTTAAAAAAAAGAAGCAGAATTAAATATAAACCTGTATATTATGAAAAAAAATCTACTTTCATATTTTTTAATAATAAAAAATATAAGGCTAAAAATGTTGAAGAATGGTTTGATTATTGTATTGATAGAGGATTACAAAATATTAAGTTCTTAATTCCTTTACCTATAAAAGATAGTGATTCTCTTAATTTTACTAATATAAGTCAAGCTAGTATAGTCTGCTTTTTTGACAATAAATTAGTTACTTATTTTACTCCAAAATGGGAAGATTACAATAATGAATGGTACATTACTTACACAGAACATGAATGGAAACTTCCTCTAAAATCAAAACCTAAATTTTATGATAATACCGAAAATTTTAAAGATGTATTGAATAGAATAGCAATTTTAGCTGATAAAATTGATTTTCAAAATTTTGGAAATATCTTTAGAAAAGCTATTGATATTTTAAATGGAGAAAAGGTTGAAAATATACAAAAAACTTTTTATGGACTATATTTTTCTGAATTACCCAAAATTAACAAATATCTTTTTTATGCCTCAGATATTTCTGATGTTTTTGGCGGAATGGGATCCTGGAATGACAGCCCTCCTTATTATGCATATAAAAAAGGGCTTGAAATTGAATATGATAACCTTTCGAAAGAGCTTTTAACACAAATTAGGCTTGCTCTTTTATATTCTGTAAATGAATGGTAA
- a CDS encoding M20 metallopeptidase family protein, translating to MELLKINEFIKENVDKIYDEMVKVRRTIHENPELGDEEIETSKLIKKFLTENGIEFFEIINTGVVATIYNDKENMENKTVATRADIDALPIFEENEVEYKSKNIGKMHACGHDAHTTIQLGVAKILADNKDKWHGTVRFFFQPAEETTGGADRMIKNGALKFENDTNRKIDAFFALHMAPEIELGKIGIKYGKAHASSARIHLTINGISAHAALPHKGVDAILIGAKVMEFLQSIVSRRIDPREESVITIGAFNGGFADNVVCDKVEMKGTARTMSEETRTFIIETLEKDLPKFVESLGGTVNVDIKRGYAPVINNEEMTKKVENNIVDLYGENALELIKQPRMDVEDVSYFLNEIPGCFFRLGTRVEEKGLIYDLHHPKFNIDEESLKIGIGLQLKNILEYLK from the coding sequence ATGGAATTGCTTAAAATTAACGAGTTTATAAAAGAAAATGTGGATAAAATTTATGATGAAATGGTAAAAGTTAGACGAACTATTCACGAAAATCCTGAACTTGGGGATGAAGAAATTGAAACGAGTAAATTAATAAAGAAATTTTTGACAGAAAATGGGATTGAATTTTTTGAAATTATAAATACTGGAGTTGTTGCAACAATCTACAATGATAAGGAAAATATGGAAAATAAGACAGTTGCGACTCGTGCAGACATTGACGCATTGCCAATTTTTGAAGAAAATGAAGTTGAATACAAGTCAAAAAATATTGGAAAAATGCATGCTTGCGGACATGATGCACATACAACTATTCAGCTTGGAGTAGCAAAGATTTTGGCAGATAACAAGGATAAATGGCATGGAACTGTGAGATTTTTCTTTCAGCCAGCAGAAGAAACAACTGGCGGTGCTGATAGAATGATAAAAAATGGAGCATTAAAATTTGAAAATGATACAAACCGAAAAATAGATGCCTTTTTTGCATTGCACATGGCTCCAGAAATAGAACTTGGAAAAATTGGGATAAAGTATGGAAAGGCACACGCTTCATCAGCAAGAATACATCTTACAATAAATGGTATTTCTGCCCACGCCGCATTGCCCCACAAAGGAGTTGATGCAATCTTAATCGGAGCAAAAGTTATGGAATTCTTGCAGTCAATAGTTAGCAGAAGAATTGATCCAAGAGAAGAATCTGTAATTACAATCGGAGCATTCAATGGAGGCTTTGCTGATAATGTAGTCTGCGATAAAGTAGAAATGAAAGGAACTGCAAGAACAATGTCTGAAGAAACAAGAACATTTATAATCGAAACACTTGAAAAAGACCTGCCTAAATTTGTAGAATCACTAGGCGGAACAGTAAATGTGGATATTAAGCGTGGCTATGCTCCTGTAATTAACAACGAAGAAATGACAAAAAAAGTAGAAAATAATATTGTCGACTTATACGGCGAAAATGCTCTGGAATTAATAAAACAGCCTAGAATGGATGTTGAAGATGTTAGTTATTTCCTAAATGAAATCCCTGGATGTTTTTTTAGACTAGGAACAAGAGTGGAAGAAAAAGGCTTAATTTACGATTTGCACCATCCAAAATTTAATATTGATGAAGAAAGTTTAAAAATCGGAATAGGATTACAATTAAAAAATATTTTAGAATATTTGAAATAA
- a CDS encoding alpha/beta hydrolase-fold protein, with amino-acid sequence MKKLNLRIEEKECILYIKENKNPDYILIQPVDENDIKVLDNEVKYISENTNKNFSLAAFKINDWNSELTPWEMPLLRGKGNFGNGADKTLKFIKEKLISSLAEFMDIQDKNVKYILGGYSLAGLFSLWSGYETNTFYGVAGVSPSVWYEGWIDFVKNAELKANNVYLSLGKLEETSKHKILAKIGDNIREYSEILKNSEIEKSILEWNEGNHFNDSDIRTGKGFVWILENC; translated from the coding sequence ATGAAAAAATTAAATTTAAGAATAGAAGAAAAAGAGTGTATTTTGTATATAAAAGAAAATAAAAATCCAGACTACATTTTAATACAGCCTGTAGACGAAAATGATATCAAAGTTCTAGATAATGAAGTGAAATATATTTCTGAAAATACAAATAAAAATTTTAGTCTTGCTGCATTTAAAATAAATGACTGGAACAGCGAACTAACTCCGTGGGAGATGCCACTTCTTCGTGGAAAAGGAAACTTTGGAAATGGAGCTGATAAAACGTTGAAGTTTATAAAGGAAAAATTGATTTCAAGTTTGGCAGAATTTATGGATATTCAAGATAAGAATGTGAAATATATTTTAGGCGGATATTCTCTTGCTGGATTATTTTCTCTGTGGAGTGGTTATGAGACTAATACTTTTTATGGAGTAGCAGGCGTTTCTCCTTCTGTGTGGTATGAGGGCTGGATAGATTTTGTAAAAAATGCTGAACTGAAGGCAAATAATGTATATCTGAGCCTTGGAAAACTGGAAGAAACTTCTAAACATAAAATATTAGCTAAAATTGGTGACAATATAAGAGAGTATTCTGAAATATTGAAAAATTCTGAAATTGAAAAAAGTATTTTGGAATGGAATGAGGGAAATCATTTTAATGATTCAGATATACGAACTGGAAAAGGATTTGTTTGGATTTTAGAAAATTGTTAA
- a CDS encoding DKNYY domain-containing protein: MNIKGHLLKILLLFVLVGSIVNADIRVIPIYKINGNSVYYRTENGLEKLLNADAKTFEILGYHIAKDKNYVYYWDEKLNKIDPKTFEVVEGYYITMFKDKNGIYTFGKNYDKLKIINFKENEIDIDFNDFKVISREDPTIYKNKNDIYFQKGGKILQIKNVDAKTFEKINGRSYLDNKYYRDKNNVYYFSEDKMLKMENADRNSVNELSENILRDKNNVYFENQQIKGLDINSIKVIYENRISEPENLIKDKNGIYYIDENKKTLIKFRNDEIDIESFGIANEMLDDYFKDKNNVYYLENYKLHKLEDLDIETYQNISMTRYKKDKNNLYFKWKKVKNVNPDDVEIIENDFIKIKDTLYEIFNFEEKEVEIAPLTVDINTFEHIDNRYYKDKTNIYYNKNGKLKKIEDVNFKSFAILEENSYFGKDKNNIYYKGDILEKIDRNSFKVLNESYDNSIIKDKNGIYILTKESSIKTIKINKNIKNIDFNSFEEITNYPYVFKDKNAVYTLNADDDKIATVFNFRGIDYKINELSDANPKKFDMMELNYFKDDKNIFYFSDKEKMIKKIKNADIKSFEIMNDDYAKDKNNTYYKGKIFKEANVKTLDKHYNENENNNGYKIKDKKKVYKTKK, from the coding sequence GTGAACATTAAAGGACATTTGTTAAAAATTCTGCTTTTGTTTGTTTTGGTAGGGAGTATTGTGAATGCAGATATTCGTGTGATTCCTATTTATAAAATTAATGGAAATAGTGTGTACTATAGAACAGAAAATGGATTAGAAAAATTGCTGAATGCAGATGCGAAAACATTTGAGATTTTGGGTTATCATATTGCAAAAGATAAAAATTATGTTTATTATTGGGATGAAAAATTAAATAAAATAGATCCAAAAACTTTTGAAGTAGTTGAAGGATATTATATTACAATGTTTAAAGATAAAAATGGAATTTATACTTTTGGAAAAAATTATGATAAATTAAAAATTATAAATTTTAAAGAAAACGAAATTGATATAGATTTTAATGATTTTAAAGTAATTTCACGTGAAGATCCAACTATTTATAAAAATAAAAATGATATTTATTTCCAAAAAGGTGGGAAAATTTTACAAATAAAAAATGTAGATGCAAAAACTTTTGAAAAAATAAATGGACGTAGCTATCTTGATAATAAATATTATCGGGATAAAAACAATGTTTACTATTTTTCTGAAGATAAAATGTTGAAAATGGAAAATGCAGATAGAAACAGTGTTAATGAATTAAGTGAAAATATTTTAAGAGATAAAAATAATGTTTATTTTGAAAATCAACAAATAAAAGGTTTAGACATTAATAGCATTAAAGTTATTTATGAAAATAGAATATCAGAACCTGAAAATTTGATAAAAGATAAAAATGGTATCTATTATATTGATGAGAATAAAAAAACTTTAATAAAATTTAGAAATGATGAGATAGATATAGAAAGTTTTGGAATAGCCAACGAAATGTTGGATGATTATTTCAAGGATAAAAATAATGTTTATTATTTGGAGAATTATAAACTTCATAAGTTAGAGGATTTGGATATTGAGACTTATCAAAATATTTCTATGACAAGATATAAAAAGGATAAAAATAATTTGTACTTTAAATGGAAAAAAGTAAAAAATGTTAATCCCGATGATGTTGAAATAATTGAAAATGACTTCATCAAAATAAAAGATACATTGTACGAAATTTTTAATTTTGAGGAAAAAGAAGTTGAAATAGCACCTTTAACAGTTGATATAAACACTTTTGAACATATTGATAACAGATATTATAAGGACAAAACTAACATTTATTATAATAAAAATGGAAAATTAAAAAAAATAGAAGATGTAAATTTCAAAAGTTTTGCAATACTAGAAGAAAATTCTTATTTTGGAAAAGATAAAAATAATATTTATTATAAAGGCGATATATTAGAAAAAATAGATAGAAATAGTTTTAAAGTATTAAATGAATCTTACGATAATTCTATAATAAAAGATAAAAATGGAATTTACATATTAACTAAAGAGAGTAGCATAAAAACAATTAAAATTAATAAAAATATTAAGAATATTGATTTTAATAGTTTTGAAGAAATTACAAATTATCCTTATGTTTTTAAAGATAAAAATGCTGTTTATACTTTAAATGCAGATGATGATAAAATTGCTACTGTTTTCAATTTTAGAGGAATTGATTATAAAATAAATGAATTAAGTGATGCAAATCCTAAAAAATTTGATATGATGGAACTTAATTATTTTAAAGATGATAAAAATATTTTCTATTTTTCAGATAAAGAAAAAATGATAAAGAAAATTAAAAATGCTGATATTAAAAGTTTTGAAATAATGAATGATGATTATGCAAAAGATAAGAATAATACCTATTACAAAGGTAAAATTTTTAAGGAGGCAAATGTAAAAACACTTGATAAACATTATAATGAAAATGAAAATAATAACGGGTACAAAATAAAGGATAAGAAAAAAGTGTATAAAACAAAAAAATGA